One part of the Alistipes onderdonkii genome encodes these proteins:
- a CDS encoding BT_3987 domain-containing protein, which yields MKAFSKITILAAAAAFLCSCEMEYYKEELYRKEIFIVSGENNILGQEFEYGEKGFQGELAIYASGTTGLDQNVTVKLGLDFEAIGEYNKRNFDTKFEEYAMELPAEYYTIDPMSVEMEAGSCSASLPINVRVDELLPDQTYFIPLRIESVSSCMPSATKNFVLFEIQRRNDYATTKSSTYYTMTGTTQTGWIVDNIFGSNTRRQAINSSKLVIPVGERSVRILPGATAANDKVTTRNNSLRVTVDPESWVNVPVYVEGEITDEVVPMQRVSITPYLDSQDAIRVSASPLNDSTYDPATGTFYLYYRYQLATESGNTWHEVRETMTRSQY from the coding sequence ATGAAAGCATTCAGCAAAATAACGATACTCGCCGCCGCGGCCGCCTTCCTCTGCTCCTGTGAAATGGAGTATTACAAGGAGGAGCTTTACCGCAAGGAGATATTCATTGTCAGCGGCGAAAACAACATCCTCGGGCAGGAGTTCGAATACGGCGAGAAGGGCTTCCAGGGAGAGCTGGCCATCTATGCCAGCGGCACGACGGGGCTCGACCAGAACGTCACCGTCAAACTCGGGCTGGACTTCGAGGCGATCGGCGAGTACAACAAACGCAATTTCGACACGAAGTTCGAGGAATACGCGATGGAACTTCCCGCCGAATACTATACGATCGACCCCATGAGCGTCGAGATGGAGGCCGGCAGCTGTTCGGCGAGCCTCCCGATCAACGTCAGGGTAGACGAGCTGCTCCCCGACCAGACCTATTTCATTCCGCTGCGCATCGAGTCCGTATCGTCCTGTATGCCCTCGGCCACCAAGAATTTCGTACTTTTCGAGATCCAGCGCAGGAACGACTACGCCACGACCAAGAGCAGCACCTACTACACCATGACCGGCACCACGCAGACCGGCTGGATCGTCGACAACATCTTCGGCTCGAACACCCGGCGCCAGGCGATCAACTCCTCGAAGCTGGTCATCCCCGTGGGTGAGCGCTCGGTGCGCATCCTCCCGGGCGCCACGGCCGCCAACGACAAGGTGACGACCCGCAACAACAGCCTGCGCGTGACGGTCGACCCCGAATCGTGGGTGAACGTCCCCGTCTACGTCGAAGGCGAAATCACGGACGAGGTCGTACCCATGCAGCGAGTCTCCATAACCCCCTATCTCGACAGCCAGGATGCCATCCGGGTCTCGGCCTCGCCGCTCAACGACTCTACCTACGACCCTGCGACCGGCACGTTCTACCTCTACTACCGTTACCAGCTCGCCACCGAAAGCGGGAATACCTGGCACGAAGTACGCGAGACGATGACC
- a CDS encoding SusC/RagA family TonB-linked outer membrane protein, translated as MKRILLICAFLLALAVQAGAQSKQQQQQPVEVNGLVVDSDNVPIVGATVYIKDEPGIGSITNSEGRFKLTAKLYNTLAVSFMGYETAEQIITSAADVKITLREGNQMEEVVVIGMGTQRKVSVTGAVAVVDTKDLELPATNIVNTLGGRVPGVISIQSSGEPGRNISEFWVRGIGTFGANSGALVLIDGLEGNLSQIDPADVESFSVLKDAAATAVYGSRGANGVVLVTTKRGKQEQLKITFRSNYTISELRRLPRYVGATQYAEMANEAAVASGMSPIYNDTQMDIIRYGLDPDLYPDIDWQDVILNPTSFQHTQYVSAQGGGNIARYFASLGMSQESSAYKSMDDSKYNKGVGYDTYNFRTNIDINLTKTTQIYLGAMGFMSVNKRPSMGKKYSRTDTSLTDWIWDSQSKTTPLMYPLRYSSGELPASGSDSDIPPHVLLNYTGNTVENKSRTLFNIGIKQDLSMLTEGLNIEATGSWDSQSLYGESRYSMPALYLARERNQKGELILSEQVTEASVQYNSEAWNWRKLYFDAKVNYDRTFGNHRVGGLLFYYLESTTESGADSSMNAIARRYQSLSGRFTYGFKDTYFLDVNFGLNGSENFQSGRQYGFFPAVAVGWVPTQYEFMKRIKWIDFMKIRASYGMVGNDRISSVRFPYLTIIEEKTDGTPWGGSGVLTENRVGADNLAWEKAKKFDIGMDLHLFGDRFTMTVDYFRDRREGIFQERAQIPDYVGVISMPYGNVGSMTSWGGDGNFEYFQPLGKNFHFTLRGNFTLSKNKINNWEEATQPYPYLSKTGFSNDVQRGFISLGLFKDQQDVDMSPEQFGTVRPGDIKYKDVNGDGVITDDDKVPLFAYSGIPQFMYGFGAEVRYKNWTLNVLFKGTGNNYFLYGDKDGSKFDGYIPFNGGYKGNVLALAYNPANRWTSADYSGNRATENPNARFPRLSYGNNANNTKPSTFWKGNARYLRLQELSLNYNLHTPGLRKALGLQSIDFQIMCENLAVWDGVEIFDPEQAMQTGHAYPIPRRFSLQIYLNF; from the coding sequence ATGAAGCGAATTCTATTGATATGCGCCTTCCTGCTCGCGCTCGCGGTACAGGCAGGTGCCCAGAGCAAACAGCAACAGCAGCAGCCGGTCGAGGTGAACGGACTGGTCGTGGATTCCGACAACGTCCCCATCGTCGGCGCCACGGTCTATATCAAGGACGAGCCGGGCATCGGCTCCATCACCAATTCGGAAGGCCGGTTCAAACTCACCGCCAAACTGTACAATACGCTGGCCGTATCGTTCATGGGGTACGAAACCGCCGAACAGATCATCACTTCGGCGGCCGACGTCAAGATCACCCTCCGGGAAGGCAACCAGATGGAAGAGGTCGTCGTCATCGGTATGGGTACGCAGCGCAAAGTCAGCGTGACGGGCGCCGTGGCGGTGGTCGACACCAAAGACCTCGAACTGCCCGCGACGAATATCGTCAACACGCTCGGCGGCCGCGTCCCGGGCGTGATTTCCATCCAGTCGAGCGGTGAGCCGGGGCGGAACATCTCCGAATTCTGGGTGCGCGGCATCGGCACGTTCGGCGCCAACAGCGGCGCCCTGGTGCTGATCGACGGACTGGAAGGCAACCTGAGCCAGATCGACCCGGCCGACGTCGAGAGCTTCTCGGTGCTCAAGGACGCCGCCGCAACGGCCGTCTACGGCAGCCGCGGTGCGAACGGCGTGGTGCTCGTGACCACCAAGCGCGGAAAACAGGAGCAGCTCAAAATCACCTTCCGCTCGAACTACACCATCTCCGAGCTGCGCCGCCTGCCCCGCTACGTGGGTGCCACGCAGTATGCCGAAATGGCGAACGAAGCAGCCGTAGCCTCGGGCATGAGCCCGATCTACAACGACACGCAGATGGACATCATCCGCTACGGGCTGGATCCCGACCTCTACCCCGACATCGACTGGCAGGACGTGATCCTCAACCCCACCTCGTTCCAGCACACGCAGTATGTCAGTGCACAGGGCGGCGGCAACATCGCCCGCTATTTCGCCAGCCTGGGCATGTCGCAGGAATCGTCGGCCTACAAGAGCATGGACGACAGCAAATACAACAAGGGCGTCGGCTACGACACCTATAATTTCCGCACCAACATCGACATCAACCTGACCAAGACGACGCAGATCTACCTGGGTGCCATGGGCTTCATGTCGGTGAACAAGCGTCCGAGCATGGGTAAGAAGTACAGCCGCACCGACACGTCGCTCACCGACTGGATCTGGGATTCGCAGTCCAAAACGACCCCGCTGATGTACCCGCTGCGCTATTCGAGCGGCGAGCTGCCCGCCTCGGGTTCGGACAGCGACATCCCGCCCCATGTGCTGCTCAACTACACGGGCAACACCGTGGAGAACAAAAGCCGCACGCTCTTCAACATCGGCATAAAACAGGATTTGTCGATGCTCACCGAAGGGCTGAACATCGAGGCCACCGGTTCGTGGGATTCCCAGTCGCTCTACGGCGAAAGCCGCTACTCCATGCCGGCCCTCTACCTGGCACGCGAGCGCAACCAGAAAGGCGAGCTGATCCTTTCGGAACAGGTCACCGAGGCTTCGGTGCAGTATAACTCCGAGGCATGGAACTGGCGGAAACTCTATTTCGACGCCAAAGTCAACTACGACCGCACCTTCGGGAACCACCGCGTAGGCGGCTTGTTGTTCTACTACCTGGAAAGCACGACCGAATCGGGTGCCGACAGTTCGATGAACGCCATCGCAAGGCGTTACCAGAGCCTCTCGGGGCGCTTCACCTACGGCTTCAAGGATACCTATTTCCTCGACGTGAACTTCGGCCTGAACGGTTCGGAGAACTTCCAGAGCGGCCGGCAGTACGGATTCTTCCCGGCCGTGGCCGTGGGCTGGGTTCCCACGCAGTACGAATTCATGAAGCGGATCAAGTGGATCGACTTCATGAAGATCCGCGCCTCGTACGGTATGGTGGGTAACGACCGGATTTCCAGCGTGCGCTTCCCCTACCTGACGATCATCGAAGAGAAGACCGACGGCACGCCGTGGGGCGGTTCGGGCGTACTGACCGAGAACCGCGTGGGCGCTGACAACCTGGCGTGGGAGAAAGCCAAGAAATTCGACATCGGTATGGATCTCCACCTCTTCGGCGACCGCTTCACCATGACGGTGGACTATTTCCGCGACCGCCGTGAGGGCATCTTCCAGGAACGCGCCCAGATTCCGGACTACGTGGGCGTCATCAGCATGCCCTACGGGAACGTCGGCAGCATGACCAGCTGGGGCGGCGACGGAAACTTCGAATATTTCCAGCCCCTCGGCAAAAACTTCCACTTCACGCTGCGCGGTAACTTCACGCTCTCGAAGAACAAGATCAACAACTGGGAAGAGGCCACGCAGCCTTATCCCTACCTGAGCAAGACCGGGTTCTCGAACGACGTGCAGCGGGGATTCATCTCCCTGGGACTCTTCAAAGATCAGCAGGACGTGGACATGAGCCCCGAGCAGTTCGGCACGGTACGCCCGGGCGACATCAAGTACAAGGACGTGAACGGCGACGGCGTGATCACCGACGACGACAAGGTGCCCCTGTTCGCCTATTCCGGCATCCCGCAGTTCATGTACGGATTCGGCGCCGAAGTCCGCTACAAGAACTGGACGCTCAACGTCCTGTTCAAAGGTACGGGCAACAACTATTTCCTCTACGGGGACAAGGACGGCTCGAAATTCGACGGTTACATTCCCTTCAACGGCGGATACAAGGGCAACGTACTGGCCCTGGCCTACAATCCGGCCAACCGCTGGACTTCGGCCGACTACTCGGGCAACCGGGCGACCGAGAACCCCAATGCGCGGTTCCCGCGCCTTTCCTACGGCAACAACGCCAACAACACCAAACCCTCGACCTTCTGGAAAGGCAATGCCCGCTATCTGCGCCTGCAGGAGCTGAGCCTGAACTACAACCTGCACACGCCGGGGCTGCGCAAAGCGCTCGGCCTGCAATCCATCGACTTCCAGATCATGTGCGAGAACCTCGCGGTATGGGACGGCGTGGAGATTTTCGACCCCGAGCAGGCCATGCAGACCGGGCACGCCTACCCGATCCCGCGCCGCTTCTCGCTGCAGATTTACCTGAACTTCTAA
- a CDS encoding RagB/SusD family nutrient uptake outer membrane protein has translation MKKSFIIPLALVGLLTASCNFLNVDDYFEDTFSEERIFESQYNIERYFNGAVNQLPKEGRIYYWCSVPGATGSDEAVSCGTFYNGILDVSFPGTELTTDKITYTETGGWDWNFNVWPNCYKVIRKVNTILPHIDEVPDMNAFDKMEFRARARFLRAYAYYWILQNQGPMILVGDQVLNTNETPDYYQAERSTYDECVDYICSELEAAAESLETEQPLDLFGSPTKGAALALVARLRLQAASPLFNGGAAARRYFGAFKRKSDGVHYISQTYDESKWAVAAAAAKRVIDLGIYRLHTVPADEYTLPLPSNVPSDPFPAGAGGIDPFRSYSEMFTGETTNVTNPELIWGTTQNITDQQDVVFPLKLGGNSSISIPQRIVDAYRMADGRDINNASAEYPYEDRPYDQTCVTAADKQLSKNYTLPGGTYKAYDNREPRFYASIGFSGTLWQMQSTTSEEMRNKIVEYYNGANAGKNQAGVTNIYNLTGYTCYKYVHPRDARTGSNARTVQKTFPLIRYAEILLSYAEALNNLTKTHEVNGQSYSRDLTAMAGAFNQVRYRAGLPGADAGELVDATSFNELIRRERMVEFLHENRRYYDICRWGIFEELEREPLTGLNVEAGKWEGFYAPTVISYRTIRERTFKSKYMFMPLHRNELRKVPSLDQNPGWEK, from the coding sequence ATGAAAAAATCATTCATCATACCCCTCGCGCTGGTCGGCCTGCTCACCGCGTCGTGCAACTTCCTGAACGTGGACGACTACTTCGAGGACACCTTCTCCGAAGAGCGTATCTTCGAGAGCCAATACAACATCGAGCGCTATTTCAACGGTGCGGTGAACCAGCTGCCCAAAGAGGGCCGCATCTACTACTGGTGCAGCGTCCCCGGCGCCACCGGGTCTGACGAGGCCGTCAGTTGCGGGACATTCTACAACGGCATCCTGGACGTCTCCTTCCCCGGCACGGAGCTGACCACCGACAAGATCACCTACACCGAGACGGGCGGCTGGGACTGGAATTTCAATGTCTGGCCCAACTGCTACAAGGTCATCCGCAAGGTGAACACCATCCTGCCCCACATCGACGAGGTGCCCGACATGAACGCCTTCGACAAAATGGAGTTCCGTGCACGCGCACGCTTCCTGCGGGCTTATGCCTACTACTGGATACTCCAGAACCAGGGTCCCATGATCCTCGTAGGCGACCAGGTTCTCAACACCAACGAAACGCCCGACTATTACCAGGCCGAGCGCAGCACCTACGACGAATGCGTGGATTACATCTGCTCCGAGCTCGAAGCCGCTGCGGAAAGCCTCGAAACCGAGCAGCCGTTGGATCTCTTTGGCAGCCCGACCAAAGGCGCCGCGCTGGCGCTGGTCGCACGCCTGCGCCTGCAGGCCGCGAGCCCGCTTTTCAACGGCGGAGCCGCCGCACGCCGTTATTTCGGGGCTTTCAAGCGTAAATCCGACGGGGTGCACTACATCTCCCAGACCTACGACGAAAGCAAGTGGGCCGTGGCAGCCGCCGCGGCCAAGCGTGTCATCGACCTGGGCATCTACCGCCTGCATACGGTGCCGGCCGACGAATACACCCTGCCCCTGCCCTCGAACGTCCCCTCCGATCCCTTCCCTGCGGGTGCGGGCGGCATCGACCCCTTCCGTTCCTACTCGGAAATGTTCACCGGCGAAACGACGAACGTGACCAACCCGGAGCTGATCTGGGGCACGACGCAGAACATCACCGACCAGCAGGACGTCGTATTCCCGCTCAAGTTGGGCGGCAACAGTTCGATCAGCATCCCGCAACGCATCGTCGACGCCTACCGCATGGCCGACGGCCGCGACATCAACAACGCGAGCGCCGAGTACCCCTACGAGGATCGTCCCTACGACCAGACCTGCGTCACCGCAGCCGACAAGCAGCTATCGAAGAACTACACCCTGCCCGGCGGCACCTACAAGGCCTATGACAACCGCGAGCCGCGGTTCTACGCGAGCATCGGTTTCTCGGGCACCCTGTGGCAGATGCAGTCTACGACCTCGGAAGAGATGCGGAACAAGATCGTCGAGTACTACAATGGCGCCAATGCCGGCAAAAACCAGGCGGGCGTGACCAACATCTACAACCTGACGGGATACACCTGCTACAAGTACGTCCACCCGCGCGATGCGCGTACGGGCAGCAACGCCCGCACGGTTCAGAAGACCTTCCCGCTGATCCGCTACGCCGAAATCCTGCTCTCCTACGCCGAGGCGCTGAACAACCTGACGAAGACCCACGAGGTCAACGGCCAAAGCTACTCGCGCGACCTGACCGCCATGGCCGGGGCTTTCAACCAGGTGCGTTACCGCGCCGGGCTCCCGGGCGCCGACGCCGGCGAACTGGTGGACGCCACCAGTTTCAACGAGCTGATCCGGCGCGAACGCATGGTCGAGTTCCTCCACGAAAACCGCCGCTACTACGACATCTGCCGCTGGGGCATTTTCGAGGAACTGGAACGCGAGCCGCTGACGGGCCTGAACGTCGAAGCCGGAAAATGGGAGGGATTCTACGCCCCGACGGTCATCTCGTACCGTACGATCCGCGAACGGACATTCAAGTCCAAGTACATGTTCATGCCGCTGCACCGCAACGAACTGCGCAAAGTACCGAGCCTGGATCAGAACCCGGGCTGGGAGAAATAG